The following is a genomic window from Malus sylvestris chromosome 12, drMalSylv7.2, whole genome shotgun sequence.
TTGCTCTTATTGTCAGGGAACTCCAATTGTTCAAGCCGTATTAATGAACTGGTATAAGATTGAAGGGCAAACATTGAAACGTGCAGACTTCAGAGTGATGTCTAAACTAATGATGCTAATTGTGGTTAACTCTCTTGATCGGGTTAACTCTCTAGATCCTCCCGATTCTCTTCAATATCTTTTGAGATGTTTGCAGTCAAGTTTTTCTTATGAAAATCTAGTTGAGCTTCCTATACCCGAAGGCCAAGTTAATAAGATATGGAATGAAGACCTGGTATGTTTGCCTATTTTAGCTCTTGTATAAAATGCAGTGTCAAAAGTCTCGCATATTAATTCTTgatatttctctttaatttgttaTATTTGAAACGTGCAAACTTCAAAAAATGTCTAACCTAATGATGCTAATTGTGGTTAAATCTGAACAGTTTGGCAGTTACTCTCTAGATCTTCCCAATTCTCTTCGTTATCTTAACTGGAGTGGATATCCTTTGAAATCATTGCCGTCAAAATTTTCTCCTGAAAATCTAGTTGAGCTTCATATGCCCGAAAGCCAAGTTAATAAGCTATGGAATGAAGACCAGGTATATATGCCTATTTTAGTTCTTGTATAAAATGCAGTGTAGAAAGTCTTTCTTATTAAttttgtgtatttttctttacttttgtTACAGAGACTTGTGAAATTAAAAGTGATTGATCTGAAGGGCTCTAAATATCTAACGGAAGTTCCAAATCTCTCTTGGAGTCCAAAAATTGTGCACGTAAATCTTGATGGCTGTGAACGCTTGGTTGAAATTCCTGGGGATTTTCAACATCTTCATAAGCTTACTGATCTTAATCTTCATGGCTGCAAGTGTCTCAAGCATCTTCCAGATATGCCAGAAAATATTGCATTCTTAGATTTATATGGCAGTGGTATACAAGAGTTGCCTGAATCAGTTTGGTCTAACAAAAACATTTCTTACTTGAATATAAGTCATTGTGAAGACCTTAAGAAACTTCCAAGCAACAGGTGTAAGCTGAAAGTCTCTGGTTGTTTTGATCTAGGGTACTGCAAATCTCTTAGCGAGTTTTCTGAGCTTCCCAGGGATATAAGTCAATTATCGTTGGTTGGTTGCAAGAGACTTGTGAGTCTCCCAACCGACATTTGTAAGTTGAAATATCTCAAGGAACTCAAGCTCTCTTTGTGCCCTAACCTTGAAAACTTCCCAAAGATCTTGGAGCCAATGGAACATTTGGAATCACTTTGTTTAAGTGGAACACAAGTTCAAGAGCTACACTCATCAATCGAGTTTCTCCCTGCTCTCAAAACAATTGAACTACTAGGTTGCAAAAGGCTTTCAAGTATCCCAGAGAGCATTTGTAAGTTGAAATCTCTTAACATACTTAATCTCGGAGGTTGCTCTGCATTTTACGAATTCCCTCAAATCTTGGAGCCAATGGAACATCTGAACTTTCTTAGTTTGAAAGGGACAGCGCTTGAAAAGCTTCCTTCGTCTATTGGGAAACTAATTGGGCTTCAAACATTAGATCTTGATGAGTGCAAGAACCTTAATGTTGTCCCAAGAAGTATCTACAGTTTAACCAACCTTGCAACTCTCAAATTTCGTGACTGTTGGGGACTCAAAGAGTTGCCATCCGGTTCTGTTGGTTTGCTCTCTTTGAAAGTTCTAGACCTCTTTCACACCCGCATATCAGAAATCCCTGACGGTGTCGTTGGCTCAACCTCATTGCAAGATTTAGATCTGACTGGAACCATGATTAGGAGCATACCTGCAAGCATCAAACAAGCTTCTCAGTTGCATACACTAAGCTTAATCGGGTGCAAGCAGCTTCAATCATTACCAGAGCTCCCAGTGCTATGTAATCTTAAAGCTCAAGGCTGCACGTCGCTGAAGACAGTGTCAAGTTCAAGGGCTGCACTCACACAAGGTTGGGATAAATACGTCGCTTTTGGGaaacttgatttttttgatTGCCCGAAATTGGATCATAATGCAAGGAGCAACATAATGGATGACGGACAGCTTAGAGTTATGCGAGTGGCAACTGAGCCATTAGAGGAACCTTATGGTCATGATGACCTTCATGCTAGCATTGTATGTCCGGGAAAAGAAATTCCAAATTGGTTCAGCTGCAGCTATCAAAGTGAGGGACCTTTAGTTCATATCAAGCTTCCTCCAGATTGGTTTCGAACAGGTTTGTTGGGTTTTGCTCTCTCTGCTGTTGTTTCTTGTGTTTCCAACTGCCAGAGTGAGTTGACACTAATAGCTGATTTCAATGTCAAATTCCTGGGTGAAAGCCATGAACTGTTCTCTTCTTTATTATTTATCCCACAAGCCAGCGAATCAAGCTTTAGGGAATCGAATGACTACTGTTACTACCCGGATCACATGTATGTGTGGACTAAGCGCTTTCAAAGTGAAGAGGTAGCAAAAAAATGCTCCCTTGATGTTTACAAACTTGCCAATGAGGCCTCTGTTGAATTCGACATGGAGGGTGCGAAGGTGTTAAAGTGTGGTATATGCCCGTTGTATGCTTAAGATGCTGAGAAATTCAATTTGATCACGTCTTGGTGTCAGGGGAACCAAAAATACAAGAAACAAAGACAAGATGaagaatccgaagccagtgattCAAGTGATGATGAGTCAGAAGGCAGTGAATCAAGCTTGTGTCTCAACTAAAAGGGATTATTCGTTTAATGGTTGTATATACTCTTTATTTTCGCCCGGTGTTATTTGAATGGGTGGGTGGCGGATCAAATCGGTTGAAATTTGG
Proteins encoded in this region:
- the LOC126593882 gene encoding disease resistance protein RPV1-like isoform X2, which encodes MGGIGKTTLSETVFDKLSSKFTASCFLRNVRMNSEQTNGLDHLEEKLFKEILDEKDLCIRSTFVRERLSRTKVLIVLDDVSDSNQMERLAGIRHRYGIGSRIIITSRDKRTLRETVKEDKIYEVEGLKQDDALKLFYSRAFKNNSTSRTDYKELAEKAVDYAGGLPLALVHLGSSFLNCKNKEEWEDELNKLEELPNEKIHNVLRLSYDGLERNEKEIFLDIACFHKGKDVVEVKRMLDIRGFFAASGIRILIDTSLISIDSRWNAIEVHDLLQEMGSTVVLEQCIEDPSKRNRLFKDEDVNCILKNNSGTPIVQAVLMNWYKIEGQTLKRADFRVMSKLMMLIVVNSLDRVNSLDPPDSLQYLLRCLQSSFSYENLVELPIPEGQVNKIWNEDLFGSYSLDLPNSLRYLNWSGYPLKSLPSKFSPENLVELHMPESQVNKLWNEDQRLVKLKVIDLKGSKYLTEVPNLSWSPKIVHVNLDGCERLVEIPGDFQHLHKLTDLNLHGCKCLKHLPDMPENIAFLDLYGSGIQELPESVWSNKNISYLNISHCEDLKKLPSNRCKLKVSGCFDLGYCKSLSEFSELPRDISQLSLVGCKRLVSLPTDICKLKYLKELKLSLCPNLENFPKILEPMEHLESLCLSGTQVQELHSSIEFLPALKTIELLGCKRLSSIPESICKLKSLNILNLGGCSAFYEFPQILEPMEHLNFLSLKGTALEKLPSSIGKLIGLQTLDLDECKNLNVVPRSIYSLTNLATLKFRDCWGLKELPSGSVGLLSLKVLDLFHTRISEIPDGVVGSTSLQDLDLTGTMIRSIPASIKQASQLHTLSLIGCKQLQSLPELPVLCNLKAQGCTSLKTVSSSRAALTQGWDKYVAFGKLDFFDCPKLDHNARSNIMDDGQLRVMRVATEPLEEPYGHDDLHASIVCPGKEIPNWFSCSYQSEGPLVHIKLPPDWFRTGLLGFALSAVVSCVSNCQSELTLIADFNVKFLGESHELFSSLLFIPQASESSFRESNDYCYYPDHMYVWTKRFQSEEVAKKCSLDVYKLANEASVEFDMEGAKVLKCGICPLYA
- the LOC126593882 gene encoding disease resistance protein RPV1-like isoform X1, with amino-acid sequence MGCIISLPQMWFRSLFSTSSSSAADSAAGDADNVDIPPHQEKYDVFISFRGEDTRRGITSHLHHALEQKKIVTYIDDRLQRGEAIGPALEEAIKKSKLSVIIFSKNYGSSSWCLEELVHILKCKENGQMVIPVFYDIDPSHVRKQQGSYAVAFARHEKRCKDSIDKVHKWRDALTTAANLSGFHYSNNSGSEADLIKKVVDEIWTKLVCESSSNLEGLVGIESHVKQIESLLDIDSQDACITIGIWGMGGIGKTTLSETVFDKLSSKFTASCFLRNVRMNSEQTNGLDHLEEKLFKEILDEKDLCIRSTFVRERLSRTKVLIVLDDVSDSNQMERLAGIRHRYGIGSRIIITSRDKRTLRETVKEDKIYEVEGLKQDDALKLFYSRAFKNNSTSRTDYKELAEKAVDYAGGLPLALVHLGSSFLNCKNKEEWEDELNKLEELPNEKIHNVLRLSYDGLERNEKEIFLDIACFHKGKDVVEVKRMLDIRGFFAASGIRILIDTSLISIDSRWNAIEVHDLLQEMGSTVVLEQCIEDPSKRNRLFKDEDVNCILKNNSGTPIVQAVLMNWYKIEGQTLKRADFRVMSKLMMLIVVNSLDRVNSLDPPDSLQYLLRCLQSSFSYENLVELPIPEGQVNKIWNEDLFGSYSLDLPNSLRYLNWSGYPLKSLPSKFSPENLVELHMPESQVNKLWNEDQRLVKLKVIDLKGSKYLTEVPNLSWSPKIVHVNLDGCERLVEIPGDFQHLHKLTDLNLHGCKCLKHLPDMPENIAFLDLYGSGIQELPESVWSNKNISYLNISHCEDLKKLPSNRCKLKVSGCFDLGYCKSLSEFSELPRDISQLSLVGCKRLVSLPTDICKLKYLKELKLSLCPNLENFPKILEPMEHLESLCLSGTQVQELHSSIEFLPALKTIELLGCKRLSSIPESICKLKSLNILNLGGCSAFYEFPQILEPMEHLNFLSLKGTALEKLPSSIGKLIGLQTLDLDECKNLNVVPRSIYSLTNLATLKFRDCWGLKELPSGSVGLLSLKVLDLFHTRISEIPDGVVGSTSLQDLDLTGTMIRSIPASIKQASQLHTLSLIGCKQLQSLPELPVLCNLKAQGCTSLKTVSSSRAALTQGWDKYVAFGKLDFFDCPKLDHNARSNIMDDGQLRVMRVATEPLEEPYGHDDLHASIVCPGKEIPNWFSCSYQSEGPLVHIKLPPDWFRTGLLGFALSAVVSCVSNCQSELTLIADFNVKFLGESHELFSSLLFIPQASESSFRESNDYCYYPDHMYVWTKRFQSEEVAKKCSLDVYKLANEASVEFDMEGAKVLKCGICPLYA